In Hyphomicrobium denitrificans 1NES1, one DNA window encodes the following:
- a CDS encoding invasion associated locus B family protein → MPTHKRRFLGRVLILHLGRAGARAVHRSSSAIVLAMIFAVAQAMPSSITSDTAFAVDAPEGTVKSQHGDWQVVCKDPPPGSKNPVCALVQSVTAEDKNNIGLTVYFQKFSNGTRVLRVFAPLGVLLPPGLGLKIDDKDVGHAPFLRCHSFACYAQVVVDDPLIERLKNGKTAIFIIFQTEEAGIGIPISLKGFGEAMGELQ, encoded by the coding sequence TTGCCAACTCACAAACGACGCTTTCTCGGCCGCGTCTTGATTCTGCATCTCGGGCGCGCCGGAGCACGGGCCGTGCACCGGTCCTCATCTGCGATTGTTCTTGCGATGATCTTCGCAGTTGCACAAGCGATGCCGTCCTCAATCACCTCAGATACCGCTTTCGCCGTCGACGCCCCGGAAGGAACCGTTAAATCGCAGCACGGCGATTGGCAGGTCGTCTGCAAGGACCCGCCGCCGGGATCAAAAAATCCTGTCTGCGCGCTCGTCCAGAGCGTCACCGCCGAGGACAAGAACAACATCGGACTGACCGTCTATTTCCAGAAATTTTCAAACGGAACGCGTGTGCTTCGCGTCTTTGCTCCGCTCGGCGTTCTGCTGCCGCCAGGCCTCGGGCTAAAGATTGACGACAAGGACGTCGGGCATGCGCCCTTCCTGCGTTGCCACAGCTTTGCATGCTATGCCCAGGTCGTCGTCGATGACCCGCTCATAGAGCGCCTGAAGAACGGTAAAACGGCAATTTTCATAATTTTCCAGACCGAGGAAGCGGGTATCGGCATCCCGATCTCCCTCAAGGGCTTCGGAGAGGCCATGGGCGAGCTTCAATAG
- the bcsS gene encoding cellulose biosynthesis protein BcsS: protein MGASAAAALHLLPMAPASAQSIDPPTDQPQTVYGWRETWAGVDAAHNQWLAYSGITVAPWSRDIYSDGLRLRIGGGYGQYSYDGRAPREPCGDATQNDACTEQTRERREYTVQHAYAEMLIGYYLRLGTLTAKAFAGASMSSERHLIDDPADDHDGTEYGFKGALELWLDMDDRTWTSLDLSYATARDETSSRWRAGWRIAPHVSIGPELRYDKNIETGDDNWNGRSGLFVHYDWIGGEVSLAGGVSGRVSDWEATDVSPYGTLNVLFQF, encoded by the coding sequence GTGGGCGCAAGCGCCGCGGCGGCGCTGCATCTCTTGCCGATGGCCCCGGCATCCGCACAATCAATCGATCCACCGACCGATCAACCCCAGACAGTCTATGGATGGCGCGAAACGTGGGCGGGCGTCGACGCGGCGCACAATCAATGGCTGGCCTATTCCGGGATTACTGTCGCTCCGTGGAGCCGAGACATCTATAGCGACGGGTTGCGTCTGCGCATTGGCGGCGGATATGGCCAATACAGCTACGATGGTCGGGCGCCGCGAGAGCCTTGTGGAGACGCGACGCAGAACGACGCCTGCACGGAACAGACCCGGGAGCGCCGCGAATACACGGTCCAGCACGCCTATGCTGAGATGCTTATCGGCTACTATCTGCGGCTCGGCACATTGACAGCGAAAGCGTTCGCTGGTGCGTCGATGTCATCGGAACGGCACTTAATTGACGATCCTGCGGATGATCATGATGGAACCGAATACGGCTTTAAAGGTGCACTCGAGCTGTGGCTCGACATGGATGACCGCACATGGACGTCGCTCGATCTGAGCTACGCGACGGCGCGCGACGAAACATCGTCGCGCTGGCGCGCAGGTTGGCGTATCGCGCCACATGTGTCCATCGGACCAGAGCTTCGCTATGACAAGAACATCGAAACGGGCGACGACAATTGGAACGGTCGGAGCGGACTCTTCGTGCACTACGATTGGATTGGCGGCGAAGTCTCACTTGCTGGCGGCGTATCGGGCCGTGTCTCTGACTGGGAGGCGACGGACGTCTCGCCCTACGGTACGCTGAACGTGCTATTTCAGTTCTAG
- a CDS encoding TetR/AcrR family transcriptional regulator, producing the protein MPKLKPDTHRARREHILDAALTCFARGGFHATTMQSICREAGISPGALYVYFDSKEALIAGLCERDRAEFAERFARLAEAPDFLEALAAIGEHYLVAESPEKQRFVVEMGVEATRNPRIAEIFMSVDKYCSDSFEALFQRLKDEGRIAPRVDIPTLAKVFNVLGDGMFWRRAIEPKADMRAVLPVVIEMVGTLLNPTEGLASSHKPSAFEVRR; encoded by the coding sequence ATGCCAAAACTCAAGCCTGACACGCATCGCGCTCGGCGTGAACACATTCTCGACGCCGCGCTTACCTGTTTCGCTCGCGGCGGTTTCCACGCGACGACGATGCAATCCATTTGCCGGGAAGCCGGCATTAGCCCGGGCGCTCTCTACGTCTACTTCGACAGTAAGGAAGCGCTCATTGCCGGACTTTGCGAACGCGATCGAGCGGAGTTCGCAGAGCGGTTTGCGAGGCTTGCCGAAGCCCCCGACTTTCTCGAAGCGCTGGCGGCAATCGGTGAACACTACCTCGTTGCGGAATCTCCGGAGAAACAACGTTTCGTCGTTGAAATGGGGGTCGAGGCGACGCGCAATCCGCGCATCGCCGAGATCTTCATGAGCGTCGACAAATATTGCTCCGACAGCTTCGAAGCGCTCTTTCAGCGTCTAAAGGACGAGGGCCGCATCGCGCCGCGCGTCGACATTCCGACACTTGCAAAAGTCTTCAACGTGCTCGGCGACGGCATGTTCTGGCGGCGTGCCATCGAGCCCAAAGCAGACATGCGCGCGGTTTTGCCGGTCGTGATCGAAATGGTCGGCACACTGCTCAATCCTACCGAGGGCCTCGCTTCGAGCCATAAGCCCTCCGCTTTCGAGGTGCGTCGATGA
- a CDS encoding efflux RND transporter periplasmic adaptor subunit, giving the protein MSFGKFITTLAVVGAVAGAGYIFTEKSHTAAIQAARLEAAKPTVAPAITVSKVTTNDFVETAVVSGSLIPREEILVSPEIEGLRVLELLADEGDRVKKGQVLARLVSEQIDAQLAQNQANLARSNAAIAQAESQIAQAEAQAKEAAAQLERAEPLKKSGYLSGSTYDQRESAARTTAAQLVAARDGLTAAKAEKAQVEAQGRELLWRRSNTDVTAPQDGVISRRTARMGALASSVGEPMFRIIQNGEIELDAEIVETELKNVKIGQKAIVSVPQIGDFEGKVRLVSPEVDKTTRLGRVKVFLGSNPQLRIGTYAHGLIETAHSRGLGVPTSAVTFDQGSTYVQAVSANKVKKQTIQIGLISGDLIEVKEGLHEGDLVVTRAGTFLRDGDVVRPVMPEAKLSEAR; this is encoded by the coding sequence ATGAGCTTCGGAAAATTCATAACTACGCTTGCCGTGGTTGGAGCGGTTGCGGGCGCCGGATACATCTTCACCGAAAAGAGCCATACGGCCGCTATCCAGGCAGCGCGATTGGAGGCTGCGAAGCCGACTGTCGCTCCGGCAATCACGGTTTCCAAAGTGACAACGAATGATTTCGTCGAAACGGCCGTCGTTTCCGGCTCACTCATTCCGCGTGAAGAGATTCTTGTTTCGCCGGAGATTGAAGGCTTACGCGTGCTCGAACTCCTGGCGGACGAAGGCGATCGCGTAAAGAAAGGTCAGGTTCTGGCGCGGCTCGTCTCCGAACAGATCGACGCGCAGCTTGCCCAGAACCAAGCGAACCTCGCACGTTCGAACGCCGCGATCGCACAGGCGGAAAGTCAGATCGCGCAGGCCGAAGCGCAAGCCAAAGAGGCTGCCGCGCAGCTCGAACGTGCCGAGCCTTTGAAGAAATCCGGCTATCTTTCAGGTTCCACATACGATCAGCGCGAGAGTGCCGCACGTACGACCGCAGCCCAGCTCGTCGCCGCACGTGATGGACTGACAGCTGCTAAAGCCGAGAAGGCACAAGTCGAAGCTCAGGGCCGCGAGCTTCTGTGGCGGCGAAGCAATACGGACGTGACTGCTCCCCAGGACGGCGTCATCAGCCGCCGTACCGCACGCATGGGCGCGCTCGCATCGTCGGTCGGCGAGCCGATGTTCCGCATCATCCAGAACGGCGAAATCGAACTCGATGCCGAGATCGTCGAGACCGAGTTGAAGAACGTCAAGATCGGCCAAAAAGCCATCGTAAGCGTGCCGCAGATCGGCGACTTCGAGGGAAAGGTACGGCTCGTTTCGCCGGAGGTCGACAAGACGACGCGTCTCGGGCGCGTGAAAGTTTTCCTGGGATCCAATCCGCAACTCAGGATCGGAACTTATGCACACGGTCTCATCGAGACAGCGCATAGCCGCGGCCTTGGCGTGCCGACGTCGGCTGTGACATTCGATCAGGGCTCCACATACGTACAGGCTGTCAGCGCCAATAAGGTCAAAAAGCAAACGATCCAGATTGGGCTGATCAGCGGCGACCTCATCGAAGTCAAGGAAGGCCTCCACGAGGGCGATCTGGTCGTGACACGTGCCGGCACGTTTCTCCGCGATGGTGATGTCGTGCGTCCGGTCATGCCCGAAGCCAAGCTGAGCGAGGCCCGCTGA
- a CDS encoding efflux RND transporter permease subunit, giving the protein MRINISAWSIRRPVPAIVLFAVLMLLGTLSFKQLPVTRFPNIDIPLISIIITQSGAAPAELETQVTKIVEDSVANITGVKHITSTLTDGTSTTIIEFRLETDTDRALNDVKDAIAKVRGDLPRTIDEPVIERIDVEGQAILTFAATSPGMTLEQLSWHVDDVIKRRLQATKGVGRVERYGGVDREIRVNLDPDKLLAYGISAADVNKQVAATNVDLGSGRGEVGSQEQAIRTLAGARRVAALADAKIILAGGREVRLKDLGTVVDGASEQRAFGRLNGQPVVSFSIFRTKGTSELSVSDAVNASLKELQAAYPDVKLTKIDDAVSYTRGNYEAAMDALIEGAALAVLVVFLFLRNIRATVISAIALPLAAIPTFWAISAMGFSLNLVSLLGITLATGILVDDAIVEIENIVRHMHMGKKPYRAALEAADEIGLAVIAITLTIVAIFAPVSFMGGIAGQYFRQFGMTVAVAVLFSLLVARLITPMMAAYLMRPVPEKPHADGALMRLYTRFLEVTLRHRYLTLVSGVALFSASIYATTLLPTGFLPDEDTSRVVVAVEMPPGTQLDETSAKTDRMVKILRTIPEVEQVFVLGGTSPTGQLDVRRASLFVKLVPKTARKLTEKQLKSIIAAKLADVPDSRAWYINERGERELSFSMLSRSGDDLNSAIGQVEGALRLVPGFRNVAASGSTDRPEIQIVPRLDAAARLGVAPQQISETIRVATIGDADFNLAKYTVGDRQVPIRVQLDEATRTDLKRIEQLRVTNMQGKAIPLTAVASVEFGRGPAAIERFDRLRRAVVGVDLDRGVPLSVARERFLKVIQDQKLPASVSLQPSGDAEVQDEVANGFITAMGTGILIVLGFLVLLFGSVFQPVTILLSLPLSFGGVALSLLVTDNSISMPVYIGLLMLMGIVTKNAIMLVDFAIEEVAHGIERGVAIVDAGRKRARPIIMTTLAMAAGMLPSAFALGDGGEFRAPMAISVIGGLLVSTLLSLIFVPSFFTVMDDFGWLMQRIFGRFIGPTDEAETPPVHAEPPHSPSARPLPLAAE; this is encoded by the coding sequence ATGCGGATCAATATTTCGGCCTGGTCGATACGCCGCCCCGTTCCCGCGATCGTCCTGTTCGCAGTGCTGATGTTGCTTGGCACACTGAGCTTCAAGCAATTGCCGGTCACACGATTTCCGAACATCGACATTCCGCTCATCTCGATCATCATTACGCAATCAGGCGCCGCGCCGGCGGAACTTGAAACGCAAGTCACCAAAATCGTCGAAGACTCCGTTGCGAACATCACTGGCGTGAAGCACATCACGTCGACGCTTACGGATGGCACGTCGACGACGATCATCGAATTCCGCCTCGAAACGGATACCGACCGAGCGTTGAACGACGTCAAGGATGCGATTGCGAAAGTCCGGGGCGATCTTCCACGCACGATCGATGAGCCGGTGATCGAGCGTATTGATGTCGAAGGTCAGGCAATCCTGACGTTTGCAGCAACATCACCGGGAATGACGCTCGAACAACTATCGTGGCACGTCGACGACGTCATCAAGCGGCGCTTGCAGGCGACCAAGGGTGTCGGCCGCGTCGAACGCTACGGCGGCGTCGATCGCGAAATTCGCGTTAACCTCGATCCGGATAAGCTTCTGGCCTACGGCATCAGCGCCGCGGACGTGAACAAGCAGGTAGCCGCAACCAACGTCGATCTGGGGTCGGGGCGCGGTGAAGTCGGCAGTCAGGAACAAGCCATTCGCACGCTTGCCGGAGCGCGACGGGTAGCGGCGCTGGCAGATGCCAAGATCATTCTGGCCGGTGGACGCGAGGTTCGCCTTAAGGACCTCGGCACTGTCGTTGACGGCGCGAGCGAGCAGCGCGCGTTTGGCCGTCTCAATGGTCAGCCGGTCGTGTCGTTCTCGATTTTCCGCACCAAGGGCACGAGCGAGCTTTCCGTGTCCGACGCCGTCAATGCTTCGTTGAAAGAACTTCAAGCCGCCTATCCCGACGTCAAGTTGACGAAGATCGACGACGCGGTCTCTTACACACGCGGCAACTACGAAGCGGCCATGGATGCGCTGATCGAAGGGGCTGCGCTTGCCGTCCTCGTCGTGTTCTTATTCTTAAGAAATATTCGCGCGACGGTCATTTCAGCAATTGCCCTGCCGCTTGCCGCGATCCCGACGTTCTGGGCAATCAGTGCGATGGGATTTTCCCTTAATCTCGTCAGCCTGCTCGGCATCACTCTTGCGACCGGCATTCTCGTCGACGACGCGATCGTCGAGATCGAAAACATCGTCCGCCACATGCACATGGGCAAGAAGCCTTATCGCGCCGCGCTCGAAGCCGCGGACGAGATCGGCCTTGCGGTCATTGCGATCACGTTGACGATCGTGGCGATCTTCGCGCCCGTCTCGTTCATGGGCGGCATTGCGGGCCAATACTTCCGCCAGTTCGGCATGACCGTCGCGGTGGCGGTGCTCTTTTCGCTTCTGGTGGCGCGTCTCATCACGCCGATGATGGCAGCCTACCTGATGCGGCCAGTCCCTGAGAAACCGCATGCCGACGGCGCGTTGATGCGTCTCTACACACGCTTCCTCGAGGTAACGCTTCGGCACCGCTATCTGACGCTCGTCAGCGGGGTGGCGCTGTTCTCGGCCTCCATCTACGCCACGACGCTTTTGCCGACCGGCTTCCTGCCAGATGAAGATACCTCCCGTGTCGTCGTTGCGGTCGAGATGCCGCCGGGAACTCAGCTCGATGAAACGAGTGCCAAGACAGACCGCATGGTGAAGATCCTGAGGACGATACCCGAGGTCGAACAAGTCTTCGTTCTTGGCGGCACGAGCCCGACCGGACAACTCGACGTACGGCGCGCCTCGCTGTTCGTGAAACTTGTCCCGAAGACCGCGAGGAAACTCACCGAGAAGCAACTGAAGTCGATTATCGCCGCCAAGCTCGCCGATGTGCCGGATAGCCGTGCCTGGTATATTAACGAGCGTGGCGAGCGTGAGCTGTCGTTCTCGATGCTGTCGCGTAGTGGAGATGACCTGAACAGCGCGATCGGTCAGGTCGAGGGCGCTTTGCGCCTTGTTCCGGGCTTCCGCAACGTTGCGGCGTCGGGGTCGACGGATCGGCCCGAGATTCAAATCGTGCCGCGTCTTGATGCAGCTGCGCGCCTTGGCGTGGCGCCTCAGCAAATTTCCGAGACCATTCGTGTTGCAACTATCGGAGACGCGGACTTCAACCTCGCCAAATATACCGTCGGCGACAGGCAGGTTCCGATCCGTGTGCAGCTCGACGAAGCGACACGCACCGACCTAAAGCGGATCGAGCAATTGCGCGTCACCAACATGCAGGGCAAGGCCATTCCATTAACGGCGGTAGCTTCGGTCGAATTCGGGCGTGGACCCGCTGCGATCGAGCGCTTCGACCGGTTGCGGCGCGCGGTCGTCGGTGTCGATCTCGACCGTGGCGTGCCCCTCAGCGTGGCACGCGAGCGATTCTTAAAGGTCATCCAGGACCAGAAGCTTCCCGCATCGGTCAGCCTGCAGCCCTCGGGCGACGCGGAAGTTCAAGACGAAGTCGCAAACGGTTTCATCACCGCGATGGGAACCGGCATCCTGATCGTTCTTGGCTTTCTGGTTCTGCTGTTCGGCAGCGTCTTCCAGCCGGTGACCATTCTTTTGTCGCTGCCTCTTTCCTTCGGCGGCGTCGCGCTGAGCCTGCTCGTTACCGACAATTCAATCAGCATGCCGGTCTATATCGGTCTCTTGATGCTGATGGGCATCGTGACGAAAAATGCGATCATGCTCGTCGATTTCGCGATCGAAGAAGTTGCCCACGGCATCGAACGCGGCGTGGCGATCGTGGATGCGGGTCGCAAGCGCGCGAGGCCCATCATCATGACGACTCTGGCGATGGCGGCCGGCATGCTTCCCAGCGCCTTCGCGCTCGGGGATGGCGGTGAATTCCGCGCGCCTATGGCTATCTCGGTGATCGGCGGGCTCTTGGTTTCGACGTTACTCTCGCTGATCTTCGTGCCATCGTTCTTTACCGTAATGGACGATTTCGGTTGGCTGATGCAGCGTATTTTCGGCCGCTTCATCGGGCCGACGGATGAAGCCGAAACGCCGCCAGTGCACGCAGAGCCACCTCACTCCCCCAGCGCTCGTCCGCTGCCGCTCGCTGCGGAATAA
- a CDS encoding tellurite resistance TerB family protein — MFDAKSILENIVRGAASPQPSGAGGSGGLGDILNEIGKSLSQPQGGSPSSGPTSAPGAQGKNIGDILGDLARQFEQPSSADTRSSTAPANAASPDLGDVLAQIKDKLNQAGGAVTDSGSITDVLGKILSQATQGVSEGTSRIGEATGATDALGRTAADPQTAQILEQLKNVLQTNPFTAGAAAGGLGGLLLGTRTGRSLASSAVRIGALAMIGGLAYKAMQNYQAGKPLITGATTPVAPPAGSGFEPAAVANDAAVHYIQAMIAAAAADGRIDSNEHAALILSLTQAGAGSDAEAFLANELNSPRSVQELAASVKTPQEAVQLYTAARIAVADNSPAEKQFLASLAAALNIDPKLAAHVDATAQAAA, encoded by the coding sequence ATGTTCGACGCCAAATCCATCCTCGAAAACATCGTTCGCGGTGCCGCATCCCCGCAGCCGTCCGGCGCGGGTGGTAGCGGCGGCCTCGGTGACATCCTCAACGAAATTGGCAAGAGCCTGTCGCAACCGCAAGGCGGCTCGCCAAGCAGCGGGCCGACGTCCGCCCCCGGCGCGCAAGGAAAGAACATTGGCGATATTCTCGGCGATCTCGCTCGGCAGTTTGAGCAGCCTTCGTCCGCCGACACGCGCAGTTCAACCGCACCGGCAAATGCTGCATCTCCAGACCTCGGAGACGTGCTTGCCCAGATCAAGGATAAGCTCAATCAGGCGGGTGGCGCCGTCACCGATAGCGGAAGCATCACTGACGTGCTCGGCAAAATTCTCAGCCAAGCAACCCAGGGCGTGAGCGAGGGCACGTCCCGCATCGGCGAGGCGACGGGTGCTACCGATGCACTTGGGCGCACGGCTGCCGATCCACAGACTGCGCAGATTCTCGAACAGCTCAAGAACGTTTTGCAGACCAATCCGTTTACTGCAGGCGCTGCAGCGGGAGGGCTCGGCGGCCTCTTGCTCGGCACGCGCACCGGGCGCTCGCTGGCGTCAAGTGCGGTGCGAATAGGTGCGCTCGCTATGATCGGCGGGCTCGCCTACAAAGCGATGCAGAACTATCAAGCCGGCAAGCCGCTCATTACCGGTGCCACGACTCCCGTAGCACCGCCTGCCGGATCAGGTTTCGAACCCGCAGCAGTCGCGAACGATGCCGCTGTTCACTACATTCAGGCGATGATCGCCGCGGCGGCGGCCGACGGACGCATCGATTCCAACGAACACGCGGCGCTTATCTTGAGCCTGACGCAGGCCGGTGCCGGCAGCGATGCGGAAGCTTTCCTTGCCAACGAGTTGAACAGTCCACGCTCCGTGCAGGAACTCGCCGCTTCGGTGAAAACACCGCAAGAGGCGGTTCAACTCTACACGGCGGCACGCATTGCCGTGGCAGATAACTCGCCTGCCGAAAAACAATTCCTCGCGTCTCTAGCGGCGGCGCTCAATATCGATCCGAAGCTCGCGGCTCATGTCGATGCGACGGCGCAAGCCGCGGCTTGA
- a CDS encoding HlyD family secretion protein: MLKKIDPAVSTILIAAAIAVTLGLGIQVLSDRASLSDLAGSARADTPAPVPQWAASATGRVEPKDGEVRIASEVGGKIAEVLAKTNDQVKAGDLLLRLDDADYYTKIAAAAAEAGVRERERSEEQATGLALDRRNAEDALAKAQRDVFAAHEAFDAAYRSAKTDKGAEDAADTARKNLASKQDALADAKNKLAEVDAKPGMPLPQRLESSLALARSDLTSAELALERTRIRAPADGTVLNVLAKVGETAVPSPDSALVVFGDMSSLRLRAEVEERDAAKVHVGQRVVVKADAYPDRTFEGTVTSISQSLGAPRIATRGPRRPNDVEVVEVMVDLDGHPPLFTGMRVDTFFKLDNNQASAVTTGTAKTN, encoded by the coding sequence ATGCTTAAAAAGATCGATCCCGCGGTTTCGACCATCCTGATCGCGGCTGCAATCGCGGTCACGCTCGGATTAGGAATTCAGGTGTTGAGCGATCGGGCGTCGCTAAGCGATCTGGCGGGCTCGGCCCGCGCCGACACGCCGGCTCCCGTTCCACAATGGGCGGCATCGGCTACGGGGCGAGTCGAGCCGAAAGATGGAGAGGTCAGGATCGCGAGCGAAGTCGGTGGCAAGATTGCCGAGGTGCTCGCCAAGACGAATGATCAGGTGAAAGCCGGTGATTTGCTGCTCCGGTTGGATGATGCCGACTACTACACGAAGATTGCCGCTGCGGCCGCCGAAGCCGGAGTTCGCGAGCGCGAGCGCAGCGAGGAACAGGCAACGGGCTTGGCACTTGATCGCCGGAATGCCGAGGACGCCCTCGCCAAGGCGCAGCGCGATGTTTTTGCAGCCCACGAAGCCTTCGACGCAGCGTATCGGTCTGCTAAGACGGACAAGGGCGCCGAAGATGCTGCCGATACGGCGCGCAAGAATCTCGCGTCGAAACAGGACGCATTGGCGGACGCAAAAAATAAGCTAGCCGAGGTTGATGCGAAGCCAGGCATGCCGTTGCCGCAGAGACTTGAGTCATCATTAGCTCTGGCGCGCTCCGATTTGACATCAGCGGAGCTGGCGCTCGAGCGAACGCGCATTCGCGCGCCGGCCGACGGCACGGTTCTGAACGTTCTGGCGAAGGTCGGAGAAACTGCGGTACCGTCGCCCGACAGCGCGCTCGTCGTTTTCGGTGACATGTCGAGTCTCAGGCTTCGCGCGGAGGTCGAAGAGCGCGACGCCGCGAAGGTTCATGTCGGACAGCGCGTCGTCGTAAAGGCCGACGCCTACCCTGATAGGACGTTTGAAGGCACGGTGACGTCGATCTCGCAGTCGCTCGGCGCGCCGCGCATCGCAACGCGCGGCCCAAGACGTCCGAACGATGTCGAGGTCGTCGAAGTGATGGTCGATCTCGACGGTCATCCGCCGCTGTTTACCGGCATGCGCGTCGATACATTCTTCAAACTCGATAACAATCAGGCTTCGGCCGTCACGACCGGCACCGCGAAGACAAACTGA
- a CDS encoding ABC transporter ATP-binding protein yields MTTSSVLHADNIVKELGSGAGLVVALKGVTLDLVPGELTLLMGPSGSGKTTLLSILGCIMKPTSGTIRIADQSLDGLSAEELAKVRRDHVGFIFQSYNLFPTLNALENVRIALDVRGIKGFAATSRSEEVLREVGLGHRLTNYPGNLSGGEQQRVAVARAIASSPSIVLADEPTAALDSENGHAVMSLLSRIAKEQGRSVLAVTHDPRTLGYADRVIRIEDGRIVGEERRPEGINAPEITDLTKRRKLHA; encoded by the coding sequence ATGACGACGTCCTCGGTTTTACATGCTGACAATATCGTCAAGGAACTCGGCTCCGGCGCAGGTCTTGTGGTCGCCCTCAAAGGCGTCACTCTTGACCTCGTCCCCGGAGAGTTGACGCTCCTGATGGGGCCGTCCGGATCCGGCAAGACGACGCTTTTGTCCATACTCGGCTGCATCATGAAGCCGACGTCCGGCACAATTCGCATCGCCGACCAATCGCTCGACGGCCTGTCGGCGGAAGAGCTTGCCAAGGTCCGGCGTGACCACGTCGGCTTTATCTTCCAGTCATACAATCTTTTCCCGACACTGAACGCGCTTGAGAATGTGCGCATCGCACTCGACGTGAGAGGCATTAAGGGCTTTGCAGCCACCAGCCGTTCCGAAGAGGTTCTGCGCGAAGTCGGCCTTGGCCACCGGCTGACGAACTATCCGGGTAATCTTTCGGGTGGTGAGCAACAGCGTGTCGCGGTTGCACGCGCGATCGCAAGCTCGCCGTCGATCGTGCTGGCTGACGAACCGACCGCAGCTCTTGATAGCGAAAACGGACATGCTGTCATGTCCCTCCTTTCGAGGATCGCGAAGGAGCAGGGTCGCAGCGTCCTTGCCGTCACTCACGATCCCCGAACTCTAGGTTATGCCGACCGTGTGATCCGCATCGAAGACGGTAGGATTGTCGGCGAAGAACGCAGACCCGAGGGCATCAACGCTCCGGAAATCACCGATTTGACGAAGAGGCGAAAGCTGCATGCTTAA
- a CDS encoding ABC transporter permease yields the protein MIFTLALRNLLHDRIRLAVTLIGILFSIVLVAVQLGLYLGSSEMITANIARSNADLFITTYGAKSFEDGGVLLSDRERHQALATPGVESVVPLVVAFAEWRKPSGGSSRVVLVGSDAEDHGLVPWSLVEGTLDDIKAPDAIAVDRSYLGELGVSGIGDTAQAASGRVKIRALTEGIRSFTQSPYAYTTLNRARQLLGVPDDRSTFLLVKLAPGANIAKVQTDLASRLESADVLTKDEFESRSLLQWLFRTGAGLALIGGAILGSLVGTVIVAQTLYSSTKDHIHEFATLRALGSSKSYIHKVILAQAGLSAVIGYVLGMAIALIVLYASRNSSLPLVMTPGLAFWLFALTLFMCSISALSAIVKVTKIDPATVFSR from the coding sequence ATGATCTTTACTCTCGCGCTTCGCAATTTGCTGCACGACCGTATCCGGCTTGCCGTGACATTGATCGGCATTCTCTTCTCGATCGTGCTGGTCGCCGTGCAGCTTGGCCTGTATCTCGGCTCGAGCGAAATGATCACCGCCAACATCGCGCGGTCGAACGCCGATCTCTTCATTACGACCTATGGCGCCAAGAGCTTTGAGGATGGCGGCGTGCTATTGTCGGATCGCGAGCGCCATCAGGCTCTCGCCACTCCAGGCGTTGAAAGCGTCGTGCCCCTCGTCGTCGCTTTCGCCGAATGGCGCAAGCCCTCGGGCGGTTCCTCGCGCGTCGTTCTCGTGGGGTCCGACGCCGAGGACCACGGCCTCGTTCCCTGGTCCTTGGTGGAAGGCACGCTCGATGACATCAAGGCGCCCGACGCCATTGCAGTCGATCGCAGTTATCTGGGCGAACTCGGCGTCAGCGGCATCGGCGATACCGCTCAGGCTGCCAGCGGCCGCGTAAAAATCAGGGCGCTTACCGAAGGCATTCGCTCGTTCACCCAATCGCCCTACGCCTACACGACCCTCAATCGTGCGCGTCAGCTTCTTGGCGTTCCTGACGATAGATCGACATTCCTTCTCGTGAAGCTGGCGCCGGGAGCCAACATCGCCAAAGTGCAGACCGATCTCGCAAGCAGGCTTGAATCTGCTGATGTTCTGACGAAGGACGAGTTCGAAAGCCGCAGCCTGCTGCAGTGGCTGTTCCGGACCGGAGCCGGGTTGGCGCTGATCGGAGGCGCGATACTCGGCAGTCTCGTCGGTACGGTCATCGTGGCCCAGACGCTCTATTCAAGTACCAAGGATCACATTCACGAATTCGCGACCTTGCGTGCGCTGGGTTCGTCGAAGTCCTACATCCACAAAGTAATTTTAGCTCAAGCCGGGCTCAGCGCGGTGATAGGTTACGTCCTCGGCATGGCGATCGCGCTGATTGTCCTCTATGCCAGCCGGAACTCTTCGCTACCGCTCGTCATGACACCCGGTTTGGCATTTTGGCTGTTCGCGTTGACGCTTTTTATGTGTTCGATTTCTGCGCTCTCGGCCATCGTCAAAGTCACGAAAATCGATCCGGCTACGGTGTTCTCGCGATGA